The stretch of DNA ACATCTGCGCTTCGGGCGACGCGGCGTAGGTTTCGGTGAAATGCGTGTCGAAGGTGAACAGGACGCCGGCGGTTTCGCCCGGTTGCAACGCGGACAGCCAAGCCTGCATCTGCCGTACCAGCACCTCGGCGCCCGCGACGCTCAGCGCGCCCTCGCCCGCCATGAAATCCCACTGCGTATCCACCACGACCACGAACCGCGCCATCGCCCGTCTCCTTTGCCCGCTGCTTGACACAAACGCGTCTTCTCGGACACCCGCAGCCCCACGCAACGCAGGAGCCCGCGCGCATGGCCGTGACCGATATCGCCACCCGGACGTACAATCACAATTTCCGGCTCGATCCGATCGTGCGCAGCTTGCTCGATACGGATTTCTACAAGCTGTTGATGTTGCAGATGATCCGGCAGACGTACCCGGACGTCAATGCCACCTTCGCGCTCATCAACCGGACGAAGACGGTGCGGTTGGCGGAAATCGTCGACGAGGACGAACTGCGCGCGCAGCTCGATCACGCACGGACGCTGCGGTTCGCGAAGAAGGAGCTGATCTGGCTCGCGGGCAACAGCTTCTACGGGAAACAGAAGATGTTCGGGCCCGAGTTCCTCGCCTGGCTCGCGGAGTTTCAACTGCCTGCCTACGACCTGCGCAAGGTCGATGGGCAGTATGAATTGCATTTCGAAGGGCCTTGGAGCCACACGACGATGTGGGAAATCCCCGCACTGACGATCATCAACGAACTGAAGTCGCGCGCCGCGCTGCGAGACCGCGGCCGGTTCGCGCTCGACATCGTCTACGCGCGCGCCAAGGCGAAGCTGTGGGAGAAGGTCGAGCGGCTGCGCGAATTGCCCGACCTGGTGCTCTCGGACTTCGGCACGCGACGGCGCCACGGGTTCCTGTGGCAGCGCTGGTGCGTCGAGGCGCTGAAGGAAGGGCTTGGCGACCGGTTCATCGGCACCTCGAACGTGCTGCTGGCGATGGACGCCGACCTCGAGGCGATCGGCACGAACGCGCACGAACTGCCAATGGTGACCGCCGCGCTCGCGAACAGCGACGCCGAACTGGCCGAGGCACCGTACCGCGTGCTCGAGCATTGGCGGCAACATTATAACGGCAATTTGCTGATCGCCCTCCCCGATGCGTTCGGTACCACCGAGTTCCTGCGCAACGCGCCGCACTGGCTGGCGGAATGGACCGGCTTCCGTCCCGACAGCGCACCGCCGATCGCGGGTGGCGAGCAGATCATCCGCTGGTGGGAGGAACAGGGCGTCGATCCCAAGACCAAGCTGCTGATCTTCTCCGACGGCATGGACATCGACACGATCGAGCAGACCTATCGCCATTTCCACGGTCGCGTGCGGATGAGTTTCGGCTGGGGCACCAACCTCACCAACGACTTCCGCGGCTGCGATCCCGACGGCGCGGCAGCGCTGGAGCCGATCTCGCTGGTCTGCAAGGTGATCGCGGCAAACGGCCGTCCGGCGGTGAAACTGTCGGACAATCCCGCCAAGGCGACCGGCGAACCCGCGGAGATCGCTCGATACCTCCGGGTATTCGGCGAAGCGGACCGTGCAG from Sphingomonas faeni encodes:
- the pncB gene encoding nicotinate phosphoribosyltransferase, with the translated sequence MAVTDIATRTYNHNFRLDPIVRSLLDTDFYKLLMLQMIRQTYPDVNATFALINRTKTVRLAEIVDEDELRAQLDHARTLRFAKKELIWLAGNSFYGKQKMFGPEFLAWLAEFQLPAYDLRKVDGQYELHFEGPWSHTTMWEIPALTIINELKSRAALRDRGRFALDIVYARAKAKLWEKVERLRELPDLVLSDFGTRRRHGFLWQRWCVEALKEGLGDRFIGTSNVLLAMDADLEAIGTNAHELPMVTAALANSDAELAEAPYRVLEHWRQHYNGNLLIALPDAFGTTEFLRNAPHWLAEWTGFRPDSAPPIAGGEQIIRWWEEQGVDPKTKLLIFSDGMDIDTIEQTYRHFHGRVRMSFGWGTNLTNDFRGCDPDGAAALEPISLVCKVIAANGRPAVKLSDNPAKATGEPAEIARYLRVFGEADRAAAPVLV